The window ctttcattaaaaaaaaaaaaaaaaaaattcaagatagGCGCTTCCCCTTTACAAACAGGAAAGTGGCCCCCCTAATCAGTACAAGGCCTCACTGGGGGTAGTCAGCAGGGGCCAAGGGAGCACCCCAGCCTGTTCCAGCCCTGGCAGGATGCCCAGCCCTGCACTCCTGACTCCCAGGGAGAAAGAGATGTGAGCTCTCTGGTAGTGGGGACCCGTGCCAGCTCATCTCCAGGGAAGACCTTTGAAGCTTGAGTTGTTTCCAGGCTTCAGAAACACTGCTTACTTAAATTGCTTAAGTCAGGAAACAATGATTGGCCTGCAAACTCAGTatggtcttttcttctttttttgaataaaGATGTTTTTATAAACTGAGGGAGATGATTCAGTGAAGCTTCCAGGCTTTCTCTTTAAGGTGCAACAAATTAACCCTCAACAGAAACAGGCAGGCAAGCCTCCAAGGGCTTTATAAGCCTTAACTCGTTTAACCATCCAAAGAGCCCAGGAGGCTGGTTACTGCCACTGCCATCCCCACTTGCTAGAGGGGgcaaccaaggcacagagaggccaAGCAGGTGACCATGGAAGGCCTCAGAGACTAGGTGATGCTGAGTTGAGTTTGGACGGAAGTGAGGAAGCGATGCTGGAAATACAGAGTTGGGTCAGGCCTTGCACATCCCCCCCGCCccgtcccccccaaaaaagagctGTCattctgggggcgggggcggggggtggacaTCTGGGCAAACAGAGGATCTTAATTAATCCAGTGTGGGAAGGGCTGAGACCAAGCCCAAGGGGCTGCGGGAGGGCCCAAGGACACATCACAGTAGCCTAAAGGGATGAGGCGGTGAGGGAGGGGGGCTTCCGGGAGGTGGTGACGTCATAGAATCCTTTAGCCCTATTGCAATCGATGAGATGGGAACTAGGCAGGACAAAGGAGGGATAAGAAgcagaggtgggagggtggagcTGGAAAGGCACCCAGGCAGAAGGCACAGCAGGGGCAAAGGCCCAAGGCAAGCAGCAGTCTGGTCTGTCAGGAAAGTCTGAGCAGCTTGAAGCTGCGTAGGAACCAAAGAGGGGTGATGGAAGGCCAGGGGGTGAGGGCTGGACCACACAGAGTCCTGAGCATCAGGCTGAGGGACTGGGACTTTGTCCTCCGGGAGTTGGGGAAAAATGGGATGATGGTGGGGGCACAGGGTTAGCCCTGGGGGTAGGAAGCCCCCTCCAACTCCGAGGCTGGGAAGGGATGAACTGGAGAGGAGAGACTGGGGAACTGGGGAGGAGACGACACTGAGCGTTCTGGTAGAAGAGGAAGCCTGAACCGCtggagaagaggaagcagagcAGAGAGATGGAGAGGGCAGAAGGCACCCGGCTGAGAAACGACAGGCTGTGGAGGTGAAGGAAGGAGGCTGGGGTGGTGCCCCAGGTTTGGCCGGGTGCTTAGGGAGTTGGCACTGTTTGAAtcactttttttctgaataagGGACATTAACAAACACATCCAGTGAGACACCCTGGGGCACTGTGGGAGGGGCGGGCAGCGCCAACACTTCGGAAAAAGGACAGGAATTCACATAAGAAGGAATCCACACTTCCGCATTCAGCACAAACACCAGAGACACCCATGTGTCAGGTCCTGTGCTGGGCAATGCTGGgacctaagaaaacattagtcactcagtcttgtccgattctttgcaacgccatggactgtagcctgccaggctcctctgtccatggaattctccagcaagaatactggagtgggtagctattcccttctccaggggatcctcccaactcagggatcgaacccaggtctctagcactgcaggcagattcttcaccatctgagccaccaggaaagcccaagctGAGACCTAGAGCTGGGTCAAATGTGAGCCTGTCTGATGGGTGAGACAGGCATCTCAGGCCAGGGACTAGGACTAGCGCTGAGGGAGGCTATGGGAGCCCAAAGCGACAGTCAGAGTGGGGAGGACTCCAGGAGAGTTGGGTCGCAGGATCCTAAAACAAGCTTGCCCCCCAAATGGTGGAGGCAACTCCCTTGTCACATGGTGCCGAGCTGTCATTAGGCCAAATGGGTGTCAGGTGGAAATGAGAGGAAGCCCTGGCTGCCTTTTGATCCTGACTGCTGCTGCCCCGCCGGGTGATAAGACCATCAACAGAACCTCCATGGGCCTGTGTCCTCACCTGTCCAATGGGATTCGTAATATCTAGATGGTAATGAAAGGACTGAATCAGTTCATCTCCGTCAAGAACTAAGAACGCTGCCTAGTGCATAGCAAGGACCCACTTAACATGAGCTGTCAACAATCACTGAAGTTTTCATGCGGGCACAGGCTTCCAGGCCCTGTGTTGggcaatgctggggacacagaggtgTACTCAGGAGTACTGACGGGGGTAGGGAGGTGGGGACAGATGTGGATGGACAGTCACTGCCTTCAGTCTGGTTCAGGCCAACTATTGAGACAAAGTGGCTTTTGTCTGAGGGCGTCTGTCTGATTTACCTCTGTCCAGACCAGCTTCTCTGGGGACATGCCCGGTCCTCAGGGACTCTGCCCTCCACCCCGTCTGGTGGAGGCTGTAAGCATTTCCATCAGCTTGTCAGATTGGTTTTCATCTTTAGCAAACCTTTCCCCTTCCAAGCTAGAGCCTCCTCGCTCGCCCTGGGGCTGGATAGCTTCTGGGTTCCCAGAGGACTTCCATTATAGCACATTGCCTGTGCCCAACAGTCCTCTGAGTGTGCAACGCAGCTGAGTGAGTGAAATCCTGGCTCGTGTTCAAAGGCACTAACTGGGGTAAGGAGTCAGCGGGACCTGGCTGGGAATCCCGGCTCAGCCCCTTCTCAGCCGAGTGGGCTCTCTGTGACTGTTTCTTCGTGCGTTAGAGGCCACGGCTCTTCCAGCAGGTAAGAAACAGAGACGGTAACTCGGCCCGCACACAGTTCTCAAGACACTGAGTATAGAAGTGGCGGAAGGGGGACGGGGTCATGACCCCAGAAGGGCTGGGTTTAAATGAACCAGGACGGGTTCTGACAGGAACCTCAGAACCTCTCCGTTCGGTGATCTCCGCTCTCAGATGTGACTTTGACGTTTGGGAGAGCGGCAGACACGGGAGGTACCAGAAGACCCTCATACGGTGGGCGCTCGTGACCCCGGAAGTACACGACCGCAGGGttcagggaggtgggagaggaggggggGGCCCGGTCACCTTCACCGCGAAGTCGATGACCCTCTTGACAGCCACGAGCGCGCGCAGCTCCGCCATCTTCCCGCCGCGGCGACCCGCCGGGTCCGAATTCACCTTCCGCCTCCCTGACCGCTCGCCCCgcccccctgccctcctctgcgCCTGCGCCCCGTGCCGCGAGCCAGCCAACCGCGGCGGCGCCCGCCTCCCCGCCCCGACAGAGGACCAATCGGGAGGCCGAGAGGCAGAATCGCCAGCAGACGCGGACCAATGGGAAGCGgcccctggggagggaggaggaacccgaaggggaggggaaaggagctTCTGGAAGGGGCCGTGGCCGGGAACAGGGGGAAAGGTCTTGCCGGGGTGGGAGGCATCCcaaacttttttccccaaagcccTCGGGGGTCGGCCCCCTCCCCGAGGTCCCCACCTCTTACTCTCCCTCTCTAGAGTGGTGAGAGCGGACGTGCTCATGTCCCCGAGCCTCTAAGTCCGCAGGTGTCCGCGCTCCTCCGTTCTCTCCACGCTCGTATTCCTCATCCCCTCCCCGATCGCACCTCTGCGTTCACTCCTGTCcgtcctcccccgcccccgcctccatTTTCCCCGCAAGTCTGCGTCCCTACCTCTTCTTCACGAACCACCTTGTCCCCTCCTGATTCCACAACCCCCGTGTACCTGTTCCCGTCAAAACCCATGTCCTTGGTCCTACCCACGTCGGAATCTCTCTGCGTCCCCCACGTCTCCACTTTCCCTGTAGGTTCGCGTCCTTACTTCCTCCCTGAGCCTCCAGGTACCCCCATGCGTGCATCCTCGGGTCCCCCAGAAAGTCACGTGGAGCCAGCTGGCAGTGGGATCCGTTCCTTTATTCTGCCCCCAGGCAGCCGCGGTCATAAGCACACGGGGAATCCACTGATGGCATCCGTGCTCTGCATGATCATGTCCGCCAGCAGAAAGCAGAAGCCTGGCGGGAAGGGGAACGAAGGGCGGGTGGAGCAGGGTGGGTCCTGGGGCAGATGACCAGGAGGGCCCCGGGGACTGGGGTTTGGGGCTCCAAGGGCCCAGAGTGGAGGGTGTTAGGAAGTCCCTGGGAGGGCAGCTGGGAAGTCTCTGCAAGGAGGGGGGTGGGGCCCTCTGGGAAGTCTCCTCTCCACCCTCTTCTGCTGCCCAGATTACCCGCGAGAATAGAGAAGGGTAAAGCCAGCCACCCCAAAAAATAGGACCAGGAATAGAAGACGTCGTCTTTCCATGCATTCTTCACTGTGTAGACTGTCAGGGCGATCAGCAGAAGCAGGCCTGGGCCCCACCCCGCCGCTAGGTGAGCGTGGCCTGGGGGCTGCACCTAGGCCCCACCCTGACCGCGCCCACCGCCCCAAGCCACGCCCTTCTCGCTCACCCTCCGGCCCCCTTCTTCCCGACCCCGCCCCTGGCCCCTCCCCCTCGAAGCCTGTCCTCCGGAGCCCCGCCCCACTTCTGGGCTCTCTCTGCCAGGCCCACCCTGTGCCATCTCACCCGAGATAAAGAAGACGGAACACGTGGTCTGACCCCGAGAGTAGCCCTCATTGCACAGAATCCGCAGCCCCATCACGAAGCCCACGAAGCCACAGCCCGCCGCCAGCACCATGCACCCCCCGGTCACCgtcagcctgcctggggagagCGGACCGCGTCAACTAGCTCCGCTGACGTAGCTCCTGCCCATCACCCCCACCCGCCGGTTCCGGGCTGGGAGCAGAGTCAGGAGTTTGGATGGGGACTCGGAAGTTACATCATGAGGGGAGGTTAATGTTGCAACAGGGAAGCAGGTCCCAGAGTGGGGGTTCGTGGTGGCCTCGGTGACGGAGGGGCTGAAGTGGAAAGagcaggggggtgggggcgctGCAGGATGTGGTGTCAGGTGAGGGGGCAGCTGTGGTCAGTGCTGGGGGCTGTTCACGGGGGGCACGGGTCTGACAGCTGGGCCGCCGGGCCTCACTATCGCAGGGGATGTTGGAGCAGATGCCCTGGTTACACTCCTGCCAAAGGCCGCTGTGGCCCCCGGAGTAGCGGATCCAGTAGTTGGAGGCACTGGACAGAACAATGAAGAAGTTGGCCAAGAAGCCCAGCGTGGTGCCCCCGCTCTGAAGGCTCCGCTTCACCCCCATGCCGGGGCGACTGCTGCCAAGGACCACGCCTGCAAAGACTGACCCATGCCCCAGTCACCCTCAGGTCCCCGGGACCCCCTCCTGCATGTCCCTCCGTATCCCAGATAGCTACTCCTTCACCCCTGCCTGGGGCTTCTACTTCTGGGGACCCCTctcagcgccccccaccccccagacctAAGACGGACCACCTTCCCCTCAGGCACCACAGCTTAGACACCTCCCTTCTGTCTGGAGACCTCTGTCCGCTAATGGGTGTGCCTTCCTAACACCCCACCTCTGTGCACACCCACCTAAATGACTCACCCCCAGCTCCCTCAGGCTTCTTGGACAGGGCCCAGAGGTGTGAGAGAAGGGATACTGTGTCTCTATGAGGCAGAATTCCAGAACTTCCCCCTCTCCTAGCAGCCATTTAAAGAGATAACCACTCaccagccatacacacacacacaggggcagCTCTTCTGGCAAAGTGACAGAGGCAGTGTCAGGTGGCAAGTCCGGGGGAGTCTGAGGGCCTTGACATGGTAGCCCATGTCCTTCTAGAAACTTCCCTTCCCTTGACCCCCATAAGCTCTCCTGGTCCTCAGATCTTTGTGCCCTCCCAAGCCCCCAGGcagcctcctgcccctcctcctccctcagctCTCACAGCCTGTTCTCCTGGAGAACTCCAATTGCATCTTCTTACCAGGTGAGCTCCAGGGATGTCTGATGCTCTGAGAGCATCCCAAACCCTATCTCCAGTCTGGGTCCTCATCTGCTTCCAACCATCTCTCAGACCCTGACCCTCAACCACATCCCCACTGAGCTAGGCGTGCGAGCGTGCTGTGGCtcattcatatctgactctctgtgaccgcgtggactgtagcccaccaggctcctctgtccatgggactttccaggcaagaatactggagtgggttgcatttcctcctctaggggatcttcctcacccagggatagaaccagagTTTCCTGCacatcctgcactggcaggcagattttttttttttttttttaaccactgagcaacctgggaagccccattgagCTCAGCATCTTCCACCAAATCAGGGAGGCCCCTGACATCCCACCCAGTTAGTTGGACCATACCCTTGGGCACTGTCCTTGTCGCCTTCCTGTTCCTTGCCCTACAAAGACCTTGGATCCCTGAGTCCAGTTCCTCCTGCctcccaaattttttttttaaattatttatttatttacttctctgttgcactgggtcttcggtgctgtgctcaggctttctccagttgccgCGAGCAGGGGCTACACTTTGATGCGGTgtcctggcttctcattgcagtgacttctcttgtagCAGAGCACAGATTCTaagcacacgggcttcagtagttacagtgtgcaggcttggtagttgtggctcgtgggcccaattgctccaaggcatgtggaatcttcctggaccggggatcgaacctatgtcccctgtattggcaggcaggttcctatCCACTtctctgccagggaagtccttcccccCCGCCCCGAATCTTTCTGGCTCCTCCTTTCCCTCTTGTGCCCTGGCCCCAGTGCAGCCTTGTCCTGTCTCATGTCCCTCCTGTTGGATTGCCAGTCTTTTTTCTGGCCCCTTCTGGCCCCCAGAGTGGGGGGAAGGGCGCAGAGTGGGGGGCTTTCTGGCACTCGGACCAGATGctgtccctcccctcctccacccttaGCTCCCATCACCCTCAAGAGAGAGTCAACTGTGGGCTTAGAGGCTCTACTTCTCACCTATCTTCACTTCCTGTCACCCCCTCACATTCGACAGTGGACCACAAAGTGCTGCTCCCCATCTTCTGAGAactcccagcctctccctgcctccactcGGGGGTCCCTCTGCCTGCATTACCTTCCTGCGGCCCTGGAGAAGTTCCTAAACACAGTCTCCCCAGAAAGctcacccccacaccccacctctcCCCCAGACATAGCCAGTCCTTCTGCCACACGGGCCCTGGGCTCTGCCTGCCCTCAAGGGACTTGGAGCCCCTGGCAGGCAGGGCCTGGTCTGAGTCACCTCGGCATCCACGGTGGAAGGCCCAGCAGAAAGGAAGCACTCAGGAAAAGCCAGCCGAAGGAGTGGATTTATTAATGAAATGAACAAGGACTAAGGATGAACGCCAGGGTGACTGAATCAGAGAGGGAGCCAAAAGATAAGAACTAAAAGGAGGAAGATACAGGGAAGACCTCCCTGTTGGCCTGgggattaagactctgtgcttccactccagggggagcaggttcaatccctggtccaggaagtttgcatgccatgcagcaaaaaaaaaaaaaaaagacacagggaagaaaagagatgGAAGGACAAAGAAAAGAGACAACAAGGGCCCTGGGGCCATGCCTGAGCCTAGACTGGTCCCCACACTGGGTGGGAGCTCCTGGAGGACAGGGCAGGTGGCAGGACTGACTCCCCTCTGCGTGCCCAGCATCACCCACCATGGAGCTGGCATATCATCGGTTTATGTCACGGCTTCATGACCCTTGGAAAAACCAGATCCCAgcaaatttttgttgaatgaatgaagccaCAAAGGAAGAAGCCTGTGGAGGCTGGGAGTCAGGCCTGGCTTACTAGAAGGAGAGCCAGCTGTTGTTTTCAGGGTTCCTGATGATGCCTTCAGAGAACGGAGCTCTAAGGCCATCCTGTGGTTCACATGGACTCGTAGCCGGGCCGGTGGGCCGTGCAGTGAGCGCCCAGACTCAGGCCACCTGGGGTAGCAGAGAAGTTAGATACTTGCTCCTCTCCTGCTCCATCAGAGCCCCCagccagcccccccaccccagccccagccagccCCTCTAGCCAGCCCCCCTAGCCAGGCCCCCCAGCCAGCACCTCCCAAGTCAACCCCAGAACTCCCCAGGCAGCAATCACAATCACCTGTACAGAGAAAGAGGAGGGTTGAAACCCAGCCCAGGTAGAAGGACCACGAGAAGAAGCTCTGGACCTGGGGGTTTCCAGGCTGGTTCCACCGCTCAATGGTGTAGACCGTCATGGCCACTATCAGGGACAGCGCTGGGGACGGAGACACGAGGGTCGGCTCAGCCCCCCTGCAGCAGCTCACCAGGTCCcagcacacacacccctccccgccccccaagcCCAGCACGGAGTCCTCACCTCCAGCAAAGGCCATGAAGGTGGAGACAATGGGGCCACGTCCGGGGGCAGACAGCGAAGGGATGCAAGACATGACCAGAAAGGCCGTGGAGATCAGGCCCCACAGGACGGCCAGGATGCAGAAGCTCTGCGTCACGTGGATGTAGCCTGCTCGGAGATGGGACCTCTGACTGCCCGTCCCCACAGGCCTTTCCCCCCACCAAGGCCACCCCCCCCAACCTTACCTGCTACTGAGACTTGATCGCTGCTGGGCCAGAGGCCCGAGTGAGATGAAGACTTGGGCCCCTGGGCCACAAACCAGAAATTCGTGCTCAGAGCCACTAAGAGGGACACCAGGCCCAGGGAGCTGGTGAGGAGGGCCAGGGACCGGCAGGGCTCCATGGGGGTGAAGGTTGGGTTCCTCGGTCCCGGGTGATGATGACCAGGCTGGTGACCTAGATTCCTGGGTCTCTGAGAGAGGAGGAAGCTGTTTCCCCCTCCGCCCCAGACTCCTGGGTCCTCTGGTCTCAAGAAAGAGAAACCAGCAAGTGCTAGAGGTGGCTGGGGGGTGGTCTTTGCTTCTCAACGTCAGACCCGTTTGGTCTCAGCCTGTTCCAGGCAGCTGCTGTGTCACACACCCTGCCTTCCTGGGTTGCATCAACACCCgtccccccaaccccgcccctcTCTGAGGTTTCCCTCACCCTGGACGGTGGTGGCGGGGGTTGGCGTTGCATTGTCTCTGGTTTGAAACTTGTCTGTCTCCACGGAAGCCTCTCTACCTGCTGCCCTTGGGGGCCTCTGCACCAGAGGGGCTTCCTGGaaaaggtgagagagagagatgggggttgagggggtggggggtgggtagaGGGGTGAGCAGAAGGGGCACGCGGTGAGTGAGGCTGGGGTGTGAGTTAGATGGGAGGGGGAGGTGTGACTGGAGGGAGACAGCTGGGGGAATGCATCATGCTTTCCTGTGATTCTGCAATTTTCCgttctgggaggtgggggccCCCAATTCTGGGGTCTCCACAAAAAGAGGGGGCAGTTGGCGAGGGTGCTGGGAGCTGCAGGAGGAAGGTGCCAGAAGCCTAGACTCCAGGTGCTGAGCGTGCGGGCACTCAGACTCCCGGCTCCTTGCTTGGAGCTTGTGCTGGGGGCGGGGAAGATAAACAGTGACCACAGTTCTGAAAGTTTGCAGAGGGGAAGACGTGCCCACATCCTGATACAAATGAGTTCACAAACAGCTCGGCCGAGAGTAAGGCGTTCAGCCTGGTGGGCCTCATCACTGGGATGGGGGTTTCTGtggtcaggggtggggggggggaggagggatgggtaAAGGATGTCAGGGCAAGACCTTCCGGCCCTCCCCGCCTCAACCAGCGTCAGGCCCTGGGCCCCACCTCAGGCGTAAGGGGACCGTGTCACAGCCCAGGGGGGAAGCGCAGACCCTAACCCTAACGCTGTGAAGCAGGAGCTGTCCCGAGAGGAACTGAGCCGACAGTCCCAGGACAGCCGGCAAAGGGGAGAACGAGAGTGACTGCAGGAGGCTGGTCCTCTTCCTTAGCTGGAGACTCCAGTTTGCAGAGTTTGGCTCCCATCTAGATCCTCTCCACCTGGGCAACTGGTCACTCCTGAGAACAGGCTCGGGAGGACAGGCTCCCGGAAGGAGATCCGGGTCATAGGCAGCTGGGGCACCATCGAAAAAGCAGTGGTGGACCCGGCTCCTGTGAGGAGCAGCTGGACAGGCTTCAGGAAGTCTGGGCTGAGGGCATGTGATGATCACATGCTCAGAACCCATCTGGGatcttctgtttttcctctttttctccccacCACCTCTCTCCCATTTTCTCTTTTGGCCTTACTaaatggtttgtgggatcttagttccccaatcagggactgaacctgggcccctggcagtgagagcacagagtcctaaccactggaccaccagggaaatgtcCTCTGTGATCTCGACCCTATCCCAAGCCCAACCTCATCCTGACTGCAGCTCCAATCCCATTTTTAGCCCCTTTCCTATCCTCCAACCCCATTCTCATTCCCAAACCTAACCCCAAATTCaagtccatcttttctttttggctgcacccgaggcttgcaggatcttagatccctgaccagggattgaacccaggtcccagcagtgaaagtgccgaatcctaaccactggaccaccagggaattccctcaatcCATCCTTAACCCCAATTTCAATCCCAAACTTCAGCTCCAACCCCAAACTCAACCCATCTCAAACCCCAAACATAACCCCATTCTCGTTCCCAAACCCAACTCTATACTCAGCCTGATGACCAAACACAACCCATATTAAACCCCTGAGTTTAACCCctaccttctcctcccacctaacCCCTTTCTTAATCCCAAACCCAACCCATCCCCAAACCCAAATGCATCCTCACATTTAACCCTCTTCTCATTTCTATACCTACACCGGTTCCACCCCTACTTCCTTCTTCATGCCTCTCCCCAACCCCAGTAATTCCTACCTCAATCGACACCCTCCTCCATTTTTACCTTCATCCTACCTCCAGGTCCAAGCCACTGGAAGACTTAGAGCAGAAGGGGGACATGATATGAatcatgttttaataaaaattcctttaaaagtCTAAAAACAAAGCTGCAGAAGGTGCAGAGAAaaagccctcttacactgttggtgggagtgtaaattggtacaaccactatggagaacagtatggggttcctcaaaatactaaaaataggacttccctggtggcacagtgaatgagaacccacctgccagtgtgggggatgcgagttcgatccctggtctgggaggatcccacatgccatggagcaactaagcccatgttgAGCCTGCACTCGTTTGGGGAGATGTTGGTAGGAGTAGATGTGGGGTGTGAGAGAGATCAGGAGCTCAGCTTTAGACCAACATGTGAAAATTGAGTTGCTTCTTCAAGTGGGAATGTTGAGCAAGTGGTAGTTGGAGCTGTAAGTCTGAAGTTATAACATTATTGTTATTACTAgagtcgttgttcagttgctaactcatgtccagatctttgtgaccatgaact of the Cervus canadensis isolate Bull #8, Minnesota chromosome 18, ASM1932006v1, whole genome shotgun sequence genome contains:
- the CLDND2 gene encoding claudin domain-containing protein 2, which produces MGVKRSLQSGGTTLGFLANFFIVLSSASNYWIRYSGGHSGLWQECNQGICSNIPCDSRLTVTGGCMVLAAGCGFVGFVMGLRILCNEGYSRGQTTCSVFFISGLLLLIALTVYTVKNAWKDDVFYSWSYFLGWLALPFSILAGFCFLLADMIMQSTDAISGFPVCL
- the NKG7 gene encoding protein NKG7, with amino-acid sequence MEPCRSLALLTSSLGLVSLLVALSTNFWFVAQGPKSSSHSGLWPSSDQVSVAGYIHVTQSFCILAVLWGLISTAFLVMSCIPSLSAPGRGPIVSTFMAFAGALSLIVAMTVYTIERWNQPGNPQVQSFFSWSFYLGWVSTLLFLCTGGLSLGAHCTAHRPGYESM